A genomic stretch from Sphingomonas sp. HDW15A includes:
- the guaA gene encoding glutamine-hydrolyzing GMP synthase, translating to MTHPTDTILIVDFGSQVTQLIARRVREAGVYCEIAPFTTAEDAFTRMKPRGIILSGSPAGVPEEGSPRAPQALFESGLPILGICYGQQVMSHQLGGRVEAGGADGERDGEFGRAFLTVTEDCALFDGLWKVGERHQVWMSHGDKVTEFAPGFRIVAVSDGAPFAVIANDEKQYFGTQFHPEVAHTPDGARLIANFVRHICGCSGDWTMAAYRETKIAEIREQVGEGRVICGLSGGVDSAVAAVLIHEAIGDQLTCVFVDHGLMRMGEAEQVVSLFRNSYNIPLVHVDASEDFLGGLKGVTDPEAKRKFIGAEFINVFETEAKKVGGADFLAQGTLYPDVIESVSFTGGPSVTIKSHHNVGGLPARMNMKLVEPLRELFKDEVRELGRELGLPDAFVGRHPFPGPGLAIRIPGEVTKERCDILRKADAIYLEEIRNAGLYDAIWQAFAVLLPVKTVGVMGDYRTYDSVCALRAVTSVDGMTADIYPFDASFLSAVATRIINEVQGINRVTYDYTSKPPGTIEWE from the coding sequence ATGACGCACCCCACCGACACCATCCTCATCGTCGACTTCGGAAGCCAGGTGACCCAGCTGATCGCCCGGCGGGTGCGTGAGGCCGGTGTCTATTGCGAGATCGCGCCGTTCACCACGGCCGAAGACGCGTTCACACGAATGAAGCCGCGCGGGATCATCCTGTCGGGTTCCCCCGCTGGCGTTCCGGAAGAGGGCTCCCCGCGAGCACCGCAGGCTCTGTTCGAAAGCGGCCTTCCGATCCTCGGCATCTGCTACGGCCAGCAGGTGATGAGCCACCAGCTTGGGGGCCGGGTCGAGGCGGGCGGCGCCGATGGCGAGCGCGACGGCGAGTTCGGCCGCGCGTTCCTTACTGTCACCGAGGATTGCGCCCTGTTCGACGGGCTGTGGAAGGTCGGCGAGCGCCACCAGGTGTGGATGAGCCACGGCGACAAAGTGACCGAGTTCGCCCCAGGCTTCCGGATCGTCGCGGTTAGCGACGGCGCACCGTTCGCCGTCATCGCCAACGACGAGAAGCAATATTTCGGGACGCAATTCCACCCGGAGGTCGCGCACACCCCGGACGGGGCCCGATTGATCGCCAACTTCGTCCGTCACATCTGCGGTTGCAGCGGCGATTGGACGATGGCCGCCTATCGCGAGACCAAGATCGCTGAAATTCGCGAGCAGGTTGGCGAAGGGCGCGTCATCTGCGGCCTTTCGGGCGGAGTCGACAGCGCGGTCGCGGCGGTGCTGATCCACGAGGCGATCGGCGACCAGCTGACCTGCGTGTTCGTCGATCACGGCCTGATGCGGATGGGCGAGGCGGAACAGGTCGTTTCGCTGTTCCGCAATTCGTACAACATCCCGCTGGTCCATGTGGACGCCAGCGAAGACTTCCTCGGCGGCCTCAAGGGCGTCACCGACCCGGAAGCCAAGCGCAAGTTCATCGGCGCCGAGTTCATCAACGTGTTCGAAACCGAAGCCAAGAAGGTCGGCGGCGCCGACTTCCTGGCCCAGGGTACGCTTTACCCCGACGTGATCGAAAGCGTCAGCTTCACTGGCGGACCGAGCGTGACGATCAAGAGCCACCACAATGTCGGCGGCCTGCCAGCGCGGATGAACATGAAGCTGGTCGAGCCGCTTCGCGAGCTATTCAAGGACGAGGTTCGCGAGCTTGGCCGCGAGCTAGGGCTGCCTGACGCATTTGTCGGCCGTCACCCGTTCCCCGGACCGGGCCTTGCGATCCGAATTCCTGGCGAGGTGACGAAGGAGCGCTGCGATATCCTGCGCAAGGCGGACGCCATCTACCTCGAGGAAATTCGCAATGCCGGGCTCTACGACGCCATCTGGCAGGCGTTCGCGGTCCTTCTGCCGGTCAAGACGGTCGGTGTCATGGGCGATTACCGGACCTACGACAGCGTCTGTGCACTTCGCGCGGTGACCAGCGTCGACGGCATGACTGCCGATATCTATCCGTTCGACGCGTCCTTCCTCAGCGCCGTCGCGACCCGGATCATCAACGAAGTCCAGGGCATCAACCGCGTGACCTACGATTACACGTCGAAGCCGCCCGGGACGATCGAGTGGGAGTGA
- the rplQ gene encoding 50S ribosomal protein L17 has protein sequence MRHRVGHRKLQRTSAHRAALLRNMAAALIKHEQITTTLAKAKELRPYTEKLITLAKRGGLSNRRLAMSRLMDEAQLAKLFDVLADRYAKREGGYCRVIKAGIRQSDAAPMAIIEFVDRDVDAKGQDSGPILVEGEDEQA, from the coding sequence ATGCGGCATCGCGTCGGACATCGTAAGCTACAGCGGACCTCCGCTCACCGTGCGGCGCTCCTGCGCAACATGGCGGCGGCGCTGATCAAGCACGAGCAGATTACCACCACCCTCGCCAAGGCAAAGGAACTGCGCCCCTACACCGAAAAGCTGATCACGCTGGCTAAGCGCGGCGGCCTTTCCAATCGCCGGCTGGCGATGAGCCGGCTGATGGACGAAGCGCAGCTCGCCAAGCTGTTCGATGTTCTGGCCGACCGCTACGCCAAGCGCGAGGGCGGCTACTGCCGCGTGATCAAGGCCGGCATTCGCCAGAGCGATGCGGCGCCGATGGCGATCATCGAATTCGTAGACCGGGACGTCGATGCAAAGGGCCAGGACAGCGGCCCGATCCTCGTCGAAGGCGAAGACGAACAAGCCTAA
- a CDS encoding DNA-directed RNA polymerase subunit alpha, whose protein sequence is MAVNAKNWQELKKPNALEKKAGGGDTRRKASFVAEPLERGFGMTLGNSLRRVLLSSLQGAAVTSIKIEGVLHEFSSLAGVREDVTDIVLNIKQVALKMEGEGPKRLTLSATGPGEVTAGQINCPGDIEVTNPNLVICHLDEGATLNMELTADIGKGYVPAAANRPVDAPIGLIPVDSLYSPVRQVAYKVENTRVGQELDYDKLTLTIETDGTVQPEDALAYAARILQDQLQLFVHFDDAMVPSQPSGMIGGAMPMGETMASGTTTDTNQLNRYLLKKVDELELSVRSANCLKNDNIIYIGDLVQKTEAEMLRTPNFGRKSLNEIKEVLASMGLRLGMDIPGWPPENIEEMAKKLEQELLG, encoded by the coding sequence ATGGCCGTCAACGCAAAGAACTGGCAGGAACTGAAGAAGCCCAACGCGCTCGAGAAGAAGGCTGGCGGCGGCGATACCCGTCGCAAGGCCTCGTTCGTCGCCGAGCCGCTTGAGCGCGGTTTCGGAATGACCCTCGGCAACTCGCTGCGCCGGGTTCTCCTGTCTTCGCTTCAAGGCGCCGCCGTCACCTCGATCAAGATCGAGGGCGTGCTCCACGAGTTCTCGAGCCTCGCTGGCGTTCGGGAAGATGTCACCGACATCGTCCTCAACATCAAGCAGGTCGCGCTGAAGATGGAAGGCGAAGGTCCCAAGCGCCTGACCCTGTCGGCGACCGGCCCGGGCGAAGTCACCGCAGGCCAGATCAACTGCCCGGGCGACATCGAGGTCACCAACCCGAACCTTGTCATCTGCCATCTCGACGAAGGCGCGACGCTTAACATGGAGCTGACCGCCGACATCGGTAAGGGTTATGTCCCGGCTGCAGCCAATCGTCCGGTCGATGCGCCGATCGGCCTTATCCCGGTCGACTCGCTGTACAGCCCGGTTCGCCAGGTTGCGTACAAGGTGGAAAACACGCGCGTCGGACAGGAGCTGGATTACGACAAGCTGACGCTAACGATCGAGACCGACGGAACCGTCCAGCCGGAAGATGCGCTCGCTTATGCCGCGCGCATCCTTCAGGATCAGCTGCAGCTGTTCGTCCACTTCGACGACGCAATGGTGCCGAGCCAGCCTTCGGGCATGATCGGCGGCGCGATGCCGATGGGCGAGACGATGGCCAGCGGCACGACCACCGACACCAACCAGCTCAACCGCTACCTTCTTAAGAAGGTGGACGAGCTGGAGCTTTCGGTGCGTTCGGCGAACTGCCTCAAGAACGACAACATCATCTACATCGGCGACCTGGTCCAGAAGACCGAGGCCGAGATGCTCCGCACGCCCAATTTCGGCCGCAAGAGCCTCAACGAGATCAAGGAAGTCCTTGCCTCGATGGGCCTCCGCCTCGGCATGGACATCCCCGGCTGGCCGCCTGAAAATATCGAGGAAATGGCCAAGAAGCTCGAGCAAGAGCTGCTAGGCTAA
- the rpsK gene encoding 30S ribosomal protein S11 → MAQAPQRLRRRERKNITAGVAHVNASFNNTMITITDAQGNAIAWSSAGMMGFKGSRKSTPYAAQVAAEDAGRKAAEHGVRTLEVEVKGPGSGRESALRALQAVGFQITSIRDVTPIPHNGVRPSKRRRV, encoded by the coding sequence ATGGCTCAAGCACCTCAGCGCCTTCGCCGCCGCGAGCGCAAGAACATCACCGCCGGCGTCGCGCACGTGAACGCCAGCTTCAACAACACTATGATCACGATCACCGATGCGCAGGGCAATGCGATTGCCTGGTCCAGCGCCGGAATGATGGGCTTCAAGGGCAGCCGCAAGTCGACCCCCTATGCTGCCCAGGTCGCCGCCGAAGACGCCGGCCGCAAGGCCGCCGAGCATGGCGTCCGCACCCTCGAGGTCGAGGTCAAAGGTCCGGGTTCGGGCCGCGAGAGCGCGCTTCGTGCGCTCCAGGCGGTCGGTTTCCAGATCACGTCGATCCGCGACGTGACCCCGATCCCGCACAACGGCGTCCGTCCGTCCAAGCGCCGCCGCGTCTGA
- the rpsM gene encoding 30S ribosomal protein S13, whose protein sequence is MARIAGVNIPTNKRVEIALTYIHGIGRTKAKEITEKLKIASERRVQDLTDQEVLQIRETIDADHTVEGDLRRETAMNIKRLMDLACYRGLRHRKGLPVRGQRTHTNARTRKGKAKPIAGKKK, encoded by the coding sequence ATGGCACGTATTGCCGGGGTCAATATCCCCACCAACAAGCGCGTTGAAATCGCGCTAACCTACATCCACGGCATTGGGCGCACCAAGGCCAAGGAAATCACCGAGAAGCTGAAGATTGCCTCGGAGCGCCGGGTCCAGGACCTGACGGATCAGGAAGTCCTGCAGATTCGCGAGACGATCGACGCCGATCACACCGTCGAGGGTGATCTTCGCCGCGAGACCGCGATGAACATCAAGCGGCTCATGGATCTCGCCTGCTACCGCGGCCTGCGTCACCGCAAGGGCCTGCCGGTTCGCGGCCAGCGCACGCACACCAATGCGCGCACTCGTAAGGGCAAGGCCAAGCCGATCGCCGGTAAAAAGAAGTAA
- a CDS encoding bifunctional riboflavin kinase/FAD synthetase — translation MKRLSPRQPIDDNLSGAILALGNFDGFHLGHQAVVGRAIQRGAHERRPVIVATFDPHPVAFFRPETPPFRLTTLDQREELFAHAGADAMLVFDFDADLAATSAESFVSDLLAERLRVSGVVTGSDFTFGRGRGGNAAILADLGADHGILAETVAPVLLEGQRVSSGLVREALKAGDPGTATRMLTRPFAIRGTVIDGDKRGRDFGWPTANVELGDYQRPAYGIYAVRVRLDDGSEHDGVASLGVRPMFDPPKELLEVHVFDFNKHLYGQTIETSLVAYLRPEAKFDSVEELKTQMERDAEDARNALG, via the coding sequence ATGAAGCGTCTTTCGCCTCGCCAACCGATCGACGACAACCTCTCCGGGGCAATCCTCGCGCTTGGCAATTTTGACGGCTTTCACCTCGGACACCAAGCGGTGGTTGGGCGCGCGATCCAGCGCGGCGCGCACGAGCGGCGGCCAGTGATCGTCGCCACCTTCGATCCGCACCCGGTCGCCTTCTTCCGGCCGGAGACACCGCCGTTCCGCCTGACGACCCTGGACCAGCGCGAGGAATTGTTCGCCCATGCCGGCGCCGACGCGATGCTGGTGTTCGACTTCGACGCCGACCTGGCAGCGACGAGCGCCGAATCCTTTGTCAGCGATCTCCTGGCGGAAAGGCTGAGAGTCTCCGGCGTCGTCACCGGGTCCGACTTCACGTTCGGCCGCGGGCGCGGCGGCAATGCGGCGATCCTGGCCGATCTGGGCGCCGATCACGGAATCCTCGCCGAAACGGTCGCTCCTGTCCTGCTGGAAGGGCAGCGCGTTTCCTCCGGCCTGGTCCGCGAGGCGCTGAAGGCCGGCGATCCCGGAACGGCGACCCGAATGCTCACTCGCCCGTTCGCAATCCGCGGCACCGTGATCGACGGGGACAAGCGCGGCCGCGATTTCGGCTGGCCGACCGCCAATGTCGAGCTCGGCGACTACCAGCGCCCCGCCTACGGCATTTATGCTGTCCGCGTCCGGCTGGACGACGGAAGCGAGCATGACGGAGTCGCCAGCCTCGGCGTCCGGCCGATGTTCGATCCACCCAAGGAATTGCTGGAAGTGCATGTTTTCGACTTCAACAAGCACCTCTACGGACAGACGATCGAGACATCCTTGGTCGCCTACCTTCGCCCAGAAGCGAAGTTCGATTCGGTCGAAGAACTCAAGACGCAAATGGAACGCGACGCCGAAGATGCGAGGAATGCGCTTGGATGA
- a CDS encoding glycerophosphodiester phosphodiesterase family protein, with protein sequence MKHKLGVAAFVLAVLLLAITVFNASWLAPKPKGALRLVAHRGVAQQFDHRGIDNDTCTATRIEAPTHDRLENTARSIEDAILQGADMVEVDIAPTKDGRIALFHDWTVDCRTDGKGNVRDFTLAELQALDNGHGYSPDGGKTFPFRGQRRYPIPSLEEGLRAAPRTPLIYNFKSKDPAEADMLAAALKAAGREVEGIGDAFYGDPAAVARIRTHFPKAWAWSKQGIKDCTKAYALQGWFGIVPEACKGETLAVPLNYQWAIPGWPDRALARMKAANARVLIVGPYGEDGPMGLSLPEQLGKIPRSFKGYVWVEDIWTVGPALRPGRDIRSQAQIDASAAALERRKVRS encoded by the coding sequence ATGAAGCATAAGCTTGGCGTTGCCGCCTTTGTACTGGCGGTCTTGCTGCTCGCCATCACCGTCTTCAACGCCAGCTGGCTCGCTCCGAAGCCGAAAGGGGCACTTCGCCTCGTAGCGCATCGCGGCGTCGCACAGCAGTTCGACCATCGCGGGATCGACAACGACACCTGCACCGCGACCCGGATCGAGGCGCCGACGCACGATCGGCTGGAGAACACCGCCCGCTCGATCGAGGATGCGATTCTCCAGGGCGCAGACATGGTCGAGGTCGATATCGCGCCGACGAAAGACGGCAGGATCGCGCTATTCCACGACTGGACGGTCGATTGTCGGACTGACGGCAAGGGCAACGTCCGCGATTTCACGCTGGCCGAGTTGCAGGCGCTCGACAACGGCCACGGCTACAGCCCGGACGGCGGCAAGACCTTCCCGTTTCGCGGCCAGCGCAGATATCCCATCCCGTCGCTCGAAGAGGGCCTTCGCGCCGCCCCGCGCACGCCGCTCATATACAACTTCAAGAGCAAGGATCCGGCCGAGGCCGATATGCTCGCCGCCGCACTGAAAGCCGCCGGCCGCGAAGTCGAAGGCATTGGCGATGCCTTTTACGGCGACCCTGCCGCCGTCGCGCGGATCCGCACCCACTTCCCCAAGGCCTGGGCGTGGAGCAAGCAGGGCATCAAGGACTGCACCAAGGCCTATGCGCTTCAGGGCTGGTTCGGGATCGTGCCGGAGGCGTGCAAGGGCGAAACCCTCGCCGTCCCGCTCAACTATCAGTGGGCGATTCCCGGCTGGCCCGACCGCGCATTGGCGCGGATGAAGGCTGCGAACGCCCGCGTGCTGATCGTCGGTCCTTATGGCGAGGACGGCCCGATGGGCCTCAGCCTGCCCGAGCAGCTCGGAAAGATCCCGCGGAGCTTCAAGGGCTATGTCTGGGTCGAGGATATCTGGACGGTCGGTCCCGCGCTCCGCCCCGGCCGCGACATCCGCAGCCAGGCGCAGATCGACGCCAGCGCGGCGGCGCTCGAGCGGCGGAAGGTGCGCTCATAG